A region of Sphingomonas sp. DNA encodes the following proteins:
- a CDS encoding acyl-CoA dehydrogenase family protein: MLNLSRRFAFSEEHDLFRDQVRKFFDRELTPHLERWEEQGEIDRDFWRKAGEAGLLCPNVAEAYGGLGLDFGYNAVIDEELGYLGSTAGIGLHSDIVAPYIEHYGSEALKRHWLPRMISGETPTAIAMTEPGAGSDLQGIRTTAIKDGDDYIVNGSKTYITNGQHAELVIVVAKTDPGEGAKGTSLILVEADRPGFERGRNLDKIGLHGQDTSELFFQDVRVPQSNLLGAEGMGFAYLMNQLPQERLNIAVGAQASAQRAFDEAVKFTKERKAFGRTVFEFQNTRFTLADLQAKLQVGWAHLDWALQRHMAGKLTPDEASAAKLWHTELQWEVCDASLQLHGGAGYMNEYLIARLWRDARVTRIFGGTNEIMKEVVSRSI; this comes from the coding sequence ATGCTGAACCTCTCCCGCCGCTTCGCCTTTTCGGAGGAGCATGATCTGTTCCGCGACCAGGTCCGCAAATTCTTCGATCGCGAGCTGACGCCACATCTGGAGCGCTGGGAGGAGCAGGGCGAGATCGACCGTGACTTCTGGCGCAAGGCGGGCGAGGCGGGCCTGCTCTGTCCCAATGTTGCGGAAGCTTATGGCGGGCTCGGCCTCGATTTCGGCTACAATGCAGTGATCGACGAGGAGCTGGGCTATCTCGGCTCCACCGCCGGCATCGGACTCCATTCCGACATCGTCGCGCCCTATATCGAGCATTACGGTTCCGAGGCGCTGAAGCGCCACTGGCTGCCCCGGATGATCTCCGGCGAGACGCCGACCGCGATCGCCATGACCGAGCCCGGCGCGGGTTCCGATCTGCAGGGCATCCGCACCACCGCGATCAAGGATGGCGATGACTACATCGTCAACGGCTCAAAGACCTACATCACCAACGGCCAGCATGCCGAGCTGGTGATCGTCGTCGCCAAGACCGATCCGGGCGAGGGCGCGAAGGGCACCTCGCTGATCCTGGTCGAGGCGGACCGGCCGGGCTTCGAGCGCGGGCGCAATCTCGACAAGATCGGGCTGCACGGCCAGGACACGTCGGAGCTGTTCTTTCAGGACGTCCGGGTGCCGCAATCGAACCTGCTCGGCGCCGAAGGGATGGGCTTCGCCTATCTGATGAACCAGCTCCCGCAGGAGCGGCTCAACATCGCCGTCGGCGCCCAGGCATCCGCCCAGCGCGCCTTCGACGAGGCGGTGAAGTTCACCAAGGAGCGCAAGGCGTTTGGGCGTACGGTATTCGAATTCCAGAACACCCGATTCACCCTGGCCGATCTGCAGGCCAAGCTTCAGGTCGGTTGGGCGCATCTCGACTGGGCGCTGCAGCGTCACATGGCGGGCAAGCTGACGCCGGACGAGGCGAGCGCGGCGAAGCTGTGGCACACCGAACTGCAATGGGAGGTGTGCGATGCGAGCCTGCAATTGCATGGCGGTGCGGGCTATATGAACGAATATCTGATCGCCCGCCTGTGGCGCGACGCCCGCGTCACCCGCATCTTCGGCGGCACCAACGAGATCATGAAGGAAGTGGTGAGCCGCTCGATCTGA
- a CDS encoding CoA transferase yields MKPLAGIRIVELAGLAPAPFAAMMLADHGAEVVRIERAGWTPPIPPDRDILRRGRLEILTLDLKDTDDLARVRELARGADGLIEGYRPGVMERLGLGPDDLRADNARLVYGRMTGWGQEGPLAAAAGHDINYIALAGNLHGYGRADGPPTPPTNAVGDFGGGGMLLAFAMCAGLLQARATGRGCVIDCAMTDGAAILAAQTWSLLAAGMWRDARATNLLDGGAAFYDSYQCADGKWVAIGALEPHFFALLKEKLGLVAGQFDPGLRDELAATFRTQPRDHWCALLEGTDACFAPVLSLAEAPSHPHNAARGLFVEADNMVQPCPAPRFKDL; encoded by the coding sequence GTGAAGCCGCTCGCCGGCATTCGCATCGTGGAACTGGCCGGGCTCGCGCCCGCGCCCTTCGCGGCGATGATGCTGGCCGATCATGGCGCCGAAGTCGTCCGGATCGAGCGGGCCGGCTGGACCCCGCCCATCCCGCCGGACCGGGACATATTGCGGCGGGGGCGGTTGGAGATCCTGACGCTGGATCTGAAGGATACGGATGACCTCGCCCGGGTGCGGGAGCTGGCACGGGGCGCGGACGGGCTGATCGAAGGCTACCGGCCCGGCGTCATGGAACGGCTGGGGCTGGGGCCGGACGATCTGCGCGCCGACAATGCCCGGCTCGTCTATGGCCGGATGACCGGCTGGGGGCAGGAGGGGCCGCTGGCCGCAGCGGCGGGGCACGACATCAACTACATCGCGCTTGCCGGCAATCTCCACGGCTATGGCCGCGCCGACGGCCCACCGACCCCGCCCACCAATGCGGTCGGCGATTTCGGCGGCGGCGGGATGCTGCTCGCCTTCGCGATGTGCGCGGGATTGCTGCAGGCGCGCGCGACCGGGCGAGGCTGCGTGATCGATTGCGCGATGACGGACGGCGCCGCGATCCTGGCCGCGCAGACCTGGAGTCTGCTCGCCGCCGGCATGTGGCGCGATGCACGGGCCACGAACCTGCTCGACGGGGGAGCGGCGTTCTACGACAGCTACCAATGCGCGGACGGCAAATGGGTGGCGATCGGTGCGCTGGAGCCGCACTTCTTCGCCTTGCTGAAGGAAAAGCTCGGTCTCGTGGCGGGGCAGTTCGACCCCGGTCTGCGTGACGAGCTGGCCGCGACCTTCCGCACCCAGCCGCGCGACCATTGGTGCGCGCTGCTGGAGGGGACCGACGCCTGCTTCGCCCCCGTGCTCAGTCTTGCCGAAGCGCCGTCCCACCCGCACAATGCCGCGCGGGGCCTCTTCGTCGAGGCGGACAACATGGTGCAGCCCTGCCCTGCTCCCCGTTTCAAGGATCTGTGA